The genomic segment AAAAAATTACTCGTCATCCTCGCCCTATGTCTGTTGGGCCAGACTGCTCACGGTGAAAAGGTAGTCTCACTTCAACAGAAGGATTTGACCGATATATCGGGCAAAGAAGGCCTGATGGTCACAGTCGAGATCGCTCCCGGTGAGAGCGTTCCGAAGCATCGTCACAATTCCGATGTGTTCGTCTATGTCCTTTCCGGGCCGATCGTGACACAGGTTCAGGGACAGTCTGCAAAGACACTGCACGCAGGCGAGACGTTTTTTGAGGCTCCTGCCGATATCCACCTCGACAGCAGGAATCCAAGCAACACTGTGCCAACACGACTACTCGTGTTCTTCGTTAAGGATAAGGGAGTCCCGCCCACCGTCTATCTCGAACCGCATAGTTCATCCCACTGAAGCGATTCACCACCATCTCGAATCATCCCATCAGGAGCAAGCATGAAGGTTTTTATCGCAGGCGCAAGCGGAGCAGTCGGTATTCCGATTGTCAAAGAGTTGAGCAAGCAAGGCCACGAGGTGGCCGCAATGACTCGTTCGGAGCGTGGCATACAACAGCTGCAAACACTTGGCGCTAAGGTAATGTCGATCGACGCCTTCGATTACAAGCAGATCAAGGACGCGCTTCAACAGGTCGCTCCTGAGGCAGTGATCGATATGCTGACGTTCCTGCCGAAGAATTTGGCCGACATGCCTAAGGCTTTTCCCGGCGACCGCAAGCTTCGTCTTGAAGGTGGTGGTCATCTGTTTGCGGCGTCCGTTGCGAGCGGCGTGAGCCGATATCTTCAGCAGTCCTGCGGATTCTGGATCAAGCCGAAAAGTGGAGAATACCTCGGGACGGAAGACGATCCTTTCGAACTACAAGCGACGCCGAACATCGCAAGCGGTTCGGACATGTACCGTCAGGTTGAGGAGCGGGTATTCAGCGATCCGAAGATCGACGGTATCGCTCTTCGTTTCGGCTTCTTCTATGGTCCGGGCACCTGGTACACCGAGGACGGTAGTGCAGCGGAGATGGCGAGGCAGCAACATCTGCCCATTGTCGGCAAAGGATCAGCTGTCAATTCCTTCGTGCATGTGGATGATGCGGCGAAAGCCACTGTCTCAACACTGACAGTGGAACCAGGTGTGTACGACATTGTCGATGATGATCCGGTCGCGGTCTCGACCTGGCTGCCAGCGTTCGCAGCCTCTGTAGGTGCGCCACCGCCACCGCAGATTAGCGAGGAGGCGGGAGTCGCTGCAGCCGGTCCGGATGCAGCCTTTTACCACAACAACCTGAGCGGCGCCTCGAATGCGAAAGCAAAGAAGATCTTCGGCTTCGAGCCTCGTCCGCTGGAGTGGCTCAAGCGTTAGGGCAGTCGATGTTCTTTGGAGAGTTAGTCTGTGCCCGAAACTGCGGGGAAGACGATGGGCATTCTTGCTGTTTGGCTAAACAATTCTGCTCAAGATTTATTCCCACCTGAACGAGCAAATGGGCGTTCTGGTTGCATTCGGCATCGCATCGGCATAAGATAGTGACCCCTTATCCGCCAACGCAAATCCCGTATAGGAGATGTCATGCGGTGATATTCCACGATCCAAATGCCTCCTCTGCGGTGCAACTGTACGGAGCAATATGTAGGGCTAGTAAAAGGAGGAACATAAGATGCTCATTCGGACAGTAATTGCCGTAGTCATAGTCGCCACCATGGCCGGTTACCCGCAGGTTGCGCCAAAAGGTCAAACTTCCTTCAACGGAT from the Edaphobacter bradus genome contains:
- a CDS encoding cupin domain-containing protein, which translates into the protein MKKLLVILALCLLGQTAHGEKVVSLQQKDLTDISGKEGLMVTVEIAPGESVPKHRHNSDVFVYVLSGPIVTQVQGQSAKTLHAGETFFEAPADIHLDSRNPSNTVPTRLLVFFVKDKGVPPTVYLEPHSSSH
- a CDS encoding NAD-dependent epimerase/dehydratase family protein — protein: MKVFIAGASGAVGIPIVKELSKQGHEVAAMTRSERGIQQLQTLGAKVMSIDAFDYKQIKDALQQVAPEAVIDMLTFLPKNLADMPKAFPGDRKLRLEGGGHLFAASVASGVSRYLQQSCGFWIKPKSGEYLGTEDDPFELQATPNIASGSDMYRQVEERVFSDPKIDGIALRFGFFYGPGTWYTEDGSAAEMARQQHLPIVGKGSAVNSFVHVDDAAKATVSTLTVEPGVYDIVDDDPVAVSTWLPAFAASVGAPPPPQISEEAGVAAAGPDAAFYHNNLSGASNAKAKKIFGFEPRPLEWLKR